In Dictyoglomus sp., one DNA window encodes the following:
- the glmM gene encoding phosphoglucosamine mutase, with amino-acid sequence MNRIFGTDGIRGKVNEDLTPEFILKLGKVLAEYLEEKGKIIIGYDTRISRDMLNFALQSGILSMGIDTLDVGIIPTPGIAYLVRCLEHISAGIVISASHNPVEYNGIKIFGKDGFKLPDNVEEEIENLLKSEAVLYRGKKIGKRIEFPEGKNLYIKFLKEVINLDLRGWKIFLDCANGSVSEIAPILYKDLGAEVVAINYNYDGTNINKNCGAVYPQIGLENFKNSGATIGFTFDGDGDRVLAFSEKFSIVNGDKILGIIALYLKRKKKLNKNTVVGTIMTNLGLEEFLKGQDISLIRTKVGDRYILEEILNNKLNLGGEPSGHVILFDYLPTGDGLLASLFLLKILKEENISLEELANSIPQYPQITENLNLNKNYPKEITKTLEELVKEVIRENNIRSIVRFSGTESSVLRITLEGDVPESLLEEYMKKIKNKIISFLN; translated from the coding sequence ATGAACAGGATTTTTGGAACTGATGGGATAAGAGGAAAAGTCAATGAAGATTTAACTCCTGAGTTTATTTTAAAATTAGGTAAAGTATTAGCTGAGTATTTAGAAGAAAAGGGAAAAATAATAATAGGATATGATACAAGAATTTCAAGAGACATGCTGAATTTTGCACTACAATCTGGGATACTATCTATGGGAATAGATACCTTAGATGTAGGAATTATTCCAACTCCTGGTATTGCATATCTTGTTCGTTGTTTAGAACATATTTCTGCAGGAATTGTTATTTCTGCATCACATAATCCTGTAGAATATAATGGAATCAAAATCTTTGGAAAAGATGGTTTTAAACTTCCTGATAATGTTGAGGAAGAAATAGAAAATTTACTTAAATCTGAAGCTGTTTTATACAGAGGAAAAAAAATAGGTAAAAGGATTGAATTTCCAGAAGGTAAGAATCTTTATATAAAATTTCTTAAGGAAGTTATAAATTTAGATTTAAGAGGATGGAAGATTTTTTTAGATTGTGCGAATGGATCTGTTTCTGAAATTGCTCCTATCTTATACAAAGATTTAGGTGCAGAAGTTGTTGCTATTAATTATAACTATGATGGAACAAATATAAATAAAAATTGTGGGGCAGTTTATCCCCAAATAGGACTTGAAAATTTCAAAAATTCTGGAGCGACTATTGGATTCACTTTTGATGGGGATGGAGATAGGGTTCTAGCTTTTTCTGAGAAATTTTCCATAGTTAACGGAGATAAAATTCTTGGAATAATCGCTTTATATTTAAAGAGAAAGAAGAAGCTTAATAAAAATACTGTAGTTGGCACAATCATGACAAATTTGGGATTAGAAGAATTTCTTAAAGGACAGGATATTTCTCTTATAAGAACTAAAGTTGGGGATAGATATATTTTGGAAGAGATATTGAATAATAAGTTAAATCTTGGAGGAGAACCCTCAGGGCATGTTATATTATTTGATTATTTACCTACAGGTGATGGCCTTTTAGCTTCTCTTTTTCTTTTAAAGATCTTAAAAGAAGAAAATATTTCCTTAGAAGAATTAGCTAATTCTATTCCCCAGTATCCTCAAATAACCGAGAATTTGAACTTAAATAAAAATTATCCAAAGGAAATAACAAAAACTCTGGAAGAATTAGTTAAGGAGGTGATAAGGGAAAACAATATTAGATCTATAGTAAGATTCTCAGGAACAGAGTCTTCTGTTTTAAGGATTACTTTAGAAGGAGATGTTCCTGAAAGCCTTTTAGAGGAATATATGAAAAAAATTAAAAATAAAATAATTTCATTTTTGAACTAA
- the amrA gene encoding AmmeMemoRadiSam system protein A — protein sequence MDLKDYVISLVKKAIEVYLKEKKIIDPPEDIPLELKKRAGSFVSIHTKNGKLRGCIGTILPTSENLAQEIIQNAINSAFRDPRFPPVTLEELDDLEFSVDILSPLEEVKSLDELDPKKFGIVVEKGWRRGVLLPDLEGVNTVKKQLEIALAKAGIDPSEDYKIYKFTVIRYKE from the coding sequence ATGGATTTAAAGGATTATGTTATTTCTCTAGTTAAAAAGGCTATTGAAGTATACTTAAAAGAAAAAAAAATTATTGATCCCCCCGAAGATATTCCTTTGGAACTTAAAAAAAGAGCAGGTTCTTTTGTTTCTATTCACACAAAAAACGGTAAGCTTCGGGGGTGTATAGGAACTATATTGCCTACATCTGAGAATTTAGCTCAAGAAATTATACAAAATGCTATAAATTCTGCATTCAGAGATCCAAGATTTCCTCCTGTAACCTTAGAGGAATTAGATGATTTAGAATTTTCTGTAGATATACTTTCTCCTTTAGAAGAAGTAAAAAGTTTAGATGAATTAGATCCTAAAAAATTCGGTATAGTTGTAGAGAAGGGATGGAGAAGAGGAGTTCTTTTGCCAGATCTTGAAGGGGTAAATACTGTTAAGAAACAGTTAGAAATTGCTTTGGCAAAAGCAGGTATCGATCCTTCAGAGGATTATAAAATTTACAAATTTACTGTAATTAGATATAAGGAATGA
- the glmS gene encoding glutamine--fructose-6-phosphate transaminase (isomerizing) encodes MCGIIGYVGKNTCIPFLINGLKMLEYRGYDSAGIATLVDGEVIIKKVVGKVKQLEEIVDYNEKSYIGVGHTRWATHGEPTIDNAHPHMDCNGRFIVVHNGIIENYKELKDYLIAKGHKFRSQTDTEVIVHLIEEEFLEENIIFSFKKAIEKLEGSFALVILDKKNPTTLYVIKRQSPLIVGLGEEEIFVASDIPALSLWVENYIFPEDDQLVILSPRRIEIYNLKNNLCRLNLEPVKIPKEKISVDKGSYPHYMLKEIYEQPAVLREIFTEAIEKKGNLFFFKDFEEDSILWKKINKIFVVACGTSYHAGYFAKYLWEEELPYYVEVDYSSEFRYRKPKINENTLFIAISQSGETADTIAALRLAKEKGAKILSLTNNPRSTIARESDFNLFLRSGIEIGVAATKTFIAELAFIYLLKEYIKQRLYGENGVNWDNLRRIPVYLEKILSNSNSIKEIAYKYSKMKNFLYIARGRNFPLILEGALKLKEISYIHAEGVSAGEMKHGPIALLDKNTPVMAIAVEDETYNKIFSNLEEVKARKAPIIAIASEGDKKILDIANDVIYIPKFDPKYYPFFVTIPLQLFAYYVAEKLEREIDQPRNLAKSVTVE; translated from the coding sequence ATGTGTGGTATAATTGGCTATGTAGGGAAAAATACATGTATTCCTTTTCTCATAAATGGACTAAAAATGTTAGAATACAGAGGTTATGATTCTGCGGGAATTGCAACTTTAGTAGATGGGGAAGTAATTATAAAGAAAGTTGTGGGGAAGGTAAAACAGTTAGAAGAAATTGTTGATTATAATGAGAAGAGCTATATTGGTGTGGGACATACTCGCTGGGCAACTCATGGTGAACCTACAATAGATAATGCACATCCCCATATGGACTGTAATGGACGTTTTATTGTAGTTCATAATGGTATAATTGAAAATTACAAAGAATTAAAAGATTATCTAATTGCTAAAGGTCATAAATTTAGAAGTCAAACAGATACAGAAGTTATTGTACATCTAATAGAAGAGGAATTTTTAGAAGAAAATATTATCTTTTCCTTTAAAAAAGCAATCGAAAAATTAGAGGGTTCTTTTGCCTTGGTAATATTAGATAAAAAGAATCCTACGACTCTTTATGTGATCAAAAGGCAGAGTCCTTTAATAGTTGGATTAGGAGAGGAAGAAATATTTGTTGCATCTGACATTCCTGCTCTTTCTCTTTGGGTAGAGAATTATATTTTCCCAGAAGACGATCAATTAGTAATTCTTTCTCCTAGACGTATAGAAATTTATAACTTAAAAAATAATCTATGTAGATTAAATTTAGAACCTGTAAAAATTCCCAAAGAGAAAATCTCTGTTGATAAAGGTTCCTATCCTCATTATATGTTAAAAGAAATATATGAACAGCCTGCAGTTTTAAGAGAAATATTTACTGAGGCTATAGAAAAAAAAGGAAATCTCTTCTTTTTTAAAGATTTCGAAGAAGATTCAATTTTGTGGAAAAAAATAAATAAGATATTTGTAGTTGCCTGTGGAACTTCCTATCATGCAGGATACTTTGCAAAATATCTATGGGAAGAAGAGTTACCTTATTATGTTGAAGTTGATTATTCTTCAGAATTTAGATATAGAAAGCCAAAAATAAATGAAAATACACTTTTTATTGCTATAAGTCAATCAGGAGAGACTGCTGATACTATTGCAGCATTAAGATTAGCAAAGGAAAAAGGAGCAAAAATTCTGTCTTTAACTAATAATCCTAGAAGCACTATCGCAAGAGAAAGCGATTTTAATTTGTTTCTAAGATCGGGAATAGAAATAGGGGTGGCAGCAACAAAAACATTTATAGCAGAATTGGCTTTTATCTATCTTTTGAAAGAATATATAAAGCAGAGACTATATGGAGAGAATGGTGTAAATTGGGATAATTTAAGAAGAATACCAGTATATTTAGAAAAAATTTTGTCTAATTCAAATTCAATAAAAGAAATAGCATATAAATATTCAAAAATGAAAAATTTTCTTTATATAGCAAGAGGAAGAAATTTTCCTTTAATTTTAGAAGGAGCGTTAAAATTAAAAGAGATATCCTATATTCATGCTGAAGGAGTATCAGCAGGAGAAATGAAACATGGGCCTATTGCTTTGCTAGATAAAAATACCCCAGTAATGGCAATAGCAGTTGAGGATGAAACCTATAATAAAATTTTTTCAAATTTAGAAGAAGTAAAAGCGAGAAAAGCACCAATTATTGCTATTGCTAGCGAAGGAGATAAAAAGATTTTGGATATTGCTAATGATGTGATTTATATTCCCAAATTTGATCCAAAATATTATCCTTTTTTTGTAACAATTCCTTTGCAACTTTTTGCCTATTATGTTGCTGAGAAGTTAGAAAGAGAGATTGATCAACCAAGAAATTTGGCAAAATCTGTTACAGTGGAATAG
- the amrS gene encoding AmmeMemoRadiSam system radical SAM enzyme, which translates to MKEALYYKKLDNKKVQCLLCPHHCLILSGKRGICGVRENREGILYSLNYNFVSSIALDPIEKKPLYHFHPGKFILSVGTVGCNFKCPYCQNWRISQVSPDEFELEKIDSYKLISLARSYKSFGIAYTYNEPFIWYEFVLETSKIAKEQNLENVLVTNGYIEEEPFLELAPYISAMNIDLKSFNEEFYSKLCQGKLEKVLNIILLAYKKGIHIEITTLIIPGWNDKEDEIKELTNWIASIDKNIPLHFSRYFPAYKFNLSPTPLETLWKAYSIAKEKLNYVYLGNIWNLETSTTFCPKCKNQLIIRNGYTIEKNLLLNTNTCPFCGEKISVII; encoded by the coding sequence ATGAAAGAAGCTTTGTATTATAAAAAATTAGACAACAAAAAAGTTCAATGCCTTCTTTGTCCACATCATTGTTTAATTTTGTCAGGAAAAAGAGGAATATGTGGAGTCAGAGAAAATAGAGAAGGTATATTATATTCTCTTAATTATAATTTCGTGAGTTCTATTGCCTTAGATCCTATTGAAAAAAAACCACTATACCATTTTCATCCAGGAAAATTTATTTTATCTGTTGGGACTGTAGGCTGTAATTTTAAATGCCCATATTGCCAAAATTGGAGGATTTCACAGGTTTCTCCTGATGAATTTGAACTTGAAAAGATTGATAGCTATAAACTGATTTCTCTTGCTAGATCCTATAAATCTTTTGGTATTGCTTATACGTATAATGAACCCTTTATATGGTATGAATTTGTCTTAGAAACATCTAAAATTGCTAAAGAACAAAATTTAGAAAATGTTTTAGTAACCAATGGTTATATAGAAGAAGAGCCTTTTTTAGAATTAGCTCCATATATATCTGCTATGAATATTGATCTAAAATCTTTTAATGAAGAATTTTACTCTAAGTTATGCCAAGGAAAACTAGAAAAAGTGTTGAACATTATACTTTTAGCTTATAAGAAGGGTATTCATATAGAGATTACTACTCTTATAATTCCTGGTTGGAATGATAAAGAGGATGAAATTAAGGAATTAACTAACTGGATAGCAAGTATAGATAAAAATATTCCTCTTCATTTTTCTAGGTATTTTCCTGCTTATAAATTTAATTTATCTCCTACACCTCTTGAAACTCTTTGGAAAGCTTATTCTATTGCCAAGGAAAAGTTAAATTATGTTTATTTAGGTAATATATGGAATTTAGAAACTTCTACAACTTTTTGTCCGAAATGTAAAAATCAACTTATTATTAGGAATGGTTATACTATAGAGAAAAATCTTCTGTTGAATACTAATACCTGTCCATTTTGTGGTGAAAAAATCTCTGTTATAATATAA
- the acpS gene encoding holo-ACP synthase yields MEENLKILGIGLDIVEIDRIREAVIKHKNFLERILSLEERRQISSKKNNLSSIAVRFSAKEAFIKALGGKFEGWCWRDVEILTGVNGKPEIRLKNKALEEAVKRGIKDIKVSLSHSNKYAVAVVIILG; encoded by the coding sequence ATGGAAGAAAATTTAAAAATACTTGGAATAGGTCTAGATATAGTAGAAATTGATAGAATTAGAGAGGCAGTTATAAAACATAAAAATTTCTTAGAGAGAATTCTTTCATTAGAGGAGAGACGACAAATAAGTAGCAAAAAAAATAACCTTTCCTCTATTGCTGTAAGATTTTCGGCAAAAGAGGCGTTTATTAAAGCATTAGGTGGTAAATTTGAAGGATGGTGTTGGAGAGATGTAGAAATATTGACTGGTGTAAATGGAAAACCAGAAATAAGATTAAAAAACAAGGCCTTAGAGGAGGCAGTAAAGAGAGGAATAAAAGATATTAAAGTAAGTCTTTCTCATTCTAATAAATATGCTGTAGCAGTTGTTATAATATTAGGCTAG
- a CDS encoding 4Fe-4S binding protein codes for MGKLILTKETNCQYCYKCLRNCPVKAIMFNKGKSYVMDDECILCGNCIEICPQRARTYTKSIHILYELKDKPFLVSIAPSFFAHFDEPLKIITFLKSLGAIAVQETAVGAEIISRYYRDFIKKNKNKTMITTSCPVVFDMAEKYYPEVIPYLSPFLSPMNVHSLFMKRYFGNFPVMYIGPCIAKKKDGEEYVDLVLTYEELENYIEKNNIDIVSLETSYPTPPYPDKGRFYPISGGINFTLEGDWINHMVVEGVENIAKIFENIKSYKEGFVIEATACFGGCINGPAIRKDIGILEKRKRIISYAEQLKEIEKPNNFSSFQFIDDIKRIFSPKKNVIEVSEDKIRKILIEMGKENSKKELNCGACGYSTCREKAVAVVLGKAEKEMCITYLIDKVSSVSNAIIEEFPNIIIIYNKNNKPIYINPSGEDFFYNKEPLLDFVIEEIESGKNSIEISVDDEHYYFFVKTFELPDGHGKVALLLDITKEKKKEEELKRLKKESAEKIEELINRQMLLAQEIASLLGESIAETKSYFVQFRKVLEEDADL; via the coding sequence ATGGGAAAATTAATCTTAACAAAAGAAACTAACTGTCAATATTGTTATAAATGTCTTAGAAACTGTCCTGTCAAAGCGATAATGTTTAACAAAGGAAAATCATACGTTATGGATGATGAATGCATTTTATGTGGAAACTGTATAGAAATATGTCCTCAGAGGGCAAGAACCTATACAAAAAGTATACATATTTTATATGAACTAAAAGATAAGCCTTTTTTGGTCTCCATAGCACCATCATTTTTTGCTCATTTTGACGAGCCACTCAAAATTATTACTTTTTTAAAAAGCCTAGGAGCTATTGCAGTACAAGAAACTGCTGTAGGAGCTGAGATAATTTCTAGATATTATAGAGACTTTATCAAAAAAAATAAAAATAAAACCATGATCACTACATCTTGTCCCGTAGTTTTTGATATGGCAGAGAAATACTATCCAGAGGTCATCCCTTATCTTTCTCCTTTTTTGTCTCCAATGAATGTACATTCATTGTTCATGAAGAGATATTTTGGAAATTTTCCTGTAATGTATATAGGACCATGTATAGCAAAGAAAAAAGATGGAGAAGAATATGTAGATTTAGTCTTAACTTATGAAGAACTAGAAAATTATATAGAAAAAAATAATATAGATATTGTCAGCTTAGAAACGAGTTATCCCACTCCTCCATACCCTGATAAAGGTAGATTTTATCCCATAAGTGGAGGCATAAACTTCACTCTAGAAGGAGACTGGATAAATCATATGGTTGTAGAAGGGGTAGAAAATATAGCAAAGATTTTTGAAAACATTAAGTCTTATAAAGAGGGTTTCGTAATAGAAGCTACAGCATGTTTTGGAGGCTGTATAAACGGACCAGCTATAAGAAAAGATATAGGTATTTTAGAGAAAAGAAAGAGAATTATTAGTTATGCAGAACAACTCAAAGAAATAGAAAAACCTAATAATTTCTCAAGCTTTCAATTTATTGACGACATAAAGAGAATTTTTTCTCCTAAAAAAAATGTCATAGAAGTATCAGAAGATAAAATCAGAAAAATTTTGATAGAGATGGGAAAAGAGAATTCTAAAAAAGAGCTAAATTGCGGTGCTTGTGGATATTCAACTTGCAGAGAAAAAGCTGTAGCTGTAGTTTTAGGAAAAGCAGAGAAAGAAATGTGTATTACTTATTTGATTGATAAGGTAAGTTCAGTTAGTAATGCAATTATAGAAGAGTTTCCAAACATCATTATTATTTATAACAAAAATAATAAACCCATATATATAAATCCTTCTGGAGAAGATTTCTTTTATAATAAAGAACCTCTTTTAGATTTTGTAATCGAGGAAATAGAAAGTGGAAAAAACTCAATAGAAATCTCAGTAGATGATGAGCATTATTACTTTTTTGTTAAAACCTTTGAACTACCTGATGGACATGGAAAAGTAGCATTACTCTTAGATATTACTAAGGAAAAGAAAAAAGAAGAAGAACTCAAAAGATTGAAAAAAGAAAGTGCGGAGAAAATAGAGGAATTGATAAATAGGCAGATGCTTCTTGCTCAAGAAATTGCAAGTCTTTTGGGAGAATCTATTGCTGAAACAAAAAGCTATTTTGTACAGTTTAGGAAGGTGTTAGAAGAAGATGCTGACTTGTGA
- the rpsI gene encoding 30S ribosomal protein S9 codes for MLELNLREKKIFHEVGSRKTSRVKVWLHYPGEGKIIVNNKTLEEYFGGRIFFHVLAKKPLELTGMKDQVDIIADANGGGPSAQAQALAHGIAKALTNLNPEFRSILKKEGLLKRDPREKERKKYGLKRARRAPQYSKR; via the coding sequence ATGTTGGAATTGAATCTTCGAGAAAAGAAAATATTTCATGAGGTTGGGAGCAGGAAGACTTCAAGAGTTAAAGTTTGGCTTCATTATCCAGGAGAAGGTAAAATAATTGTAAATAATAAAACTTTAGAAGAGTATTTTGGGGGAAGAATATTTTTTCATGTATTGGCTAAAAAGCCATTAGAGCTCACAGGAATGAAGGATCAAGTAGATATTATTGCGGATGCCAATGGTGGGGGACCCTCTGCTCAGGCTCAAGCTTTAGCTCATGGTATTGCTAAGGCTCTCACTAATCTTAATCCAGAATTTAGAAGTATCCTAAAAAAGGAAGGACTCTTGAAGAGAGATCCTAGAGAGAAAGAAAGAAAGAAATATGGCCTAAAAAGAGCAAGAAGAGCTCCTCAATATTCAAAGCGTTAA
- the rplM gene encoding 50S ribosomal protein L13, translating to MSTYMAKKEEIKREWFLVDAKGKVLGRIASEIAKILKGKHKPIYTPHVDTGDFVIVINAKDVVLTGKKEDTKIYFRHSGYPGGDKILTAKEMRVKFPERIIYFAVKGMLPKNSLGRKMIKKLKIYSGPEHPHHAQKPKVLNI from the coding sequence ATGTCAACTTATATGGCAAAAAAAGAAGAGATAAAAAGAGAGTGGTTTCTAGTAGATGCCAAAGGAAAGGTTTTGGGAAGAATAGCTTCTGAAATTGCTAAGATTTTAAAGGGCAAACACAAACCTATATATACTCCTCATGTAGATACTGGAGATTTTGTGATAGTAATTAATGCAAAAGACGTGGTATTAACGGGCAAAAAAGAGGATACTAAAATTTATTTTAGACATTCAGGATATCCTGGAGGTGACAAGATTTTAACTGCTAAAGAAATGAGAGTTAAATTTCCTGAAAGGATCATTTATTTTGCAGTAAAGGGAATGCTTCCTAAAAATTCCTTAGGAAGGAAGATGATTAAAAAGCTTAAAATTTATTCTGGCCCTGAGCATCCTCATCATGCTCAAAAACCAAAGGTATTAAATATCTAG
- a CDS encoding tetratricopeptide repeat protein, which produces MKESPLENLRKKLEDIRKILGDIIVPNPRKLQENCEKFVIMRQEIQDLVEKLNDLKVSIEPELIRLREIDSLAKSNLKVFNKGLKNSSIFSRSSSYPKEFWWWHILEIYRLEKKKKMKKILLSTGILVIIFIGTILFFRFYKTPEEEFLNSLSSIDRLIEEKKYEEAENKAQKLTEEFPNRIEAWLKLGIIQELKGYSNFVSTYNKAKSLCKNEDEFYMNRAMEYFKIKEFKKAEKDIKKILEKNSENPQALYILGSIYEEEGRLFDALNLFKKIESLGDKVDPQLMAMTKIRLGLLMQKIPASIPLK; this is translated from the coding sequence ATGAAGGAGAGTCCATTGGAGAATTTAAGAAAAAAATTGGAGGATATTAGAAAAATTCTAGGAGATATAATCGTTCCGAATCCAAGAAAACTTCAAGAAAATTGTGAGAAGTTTGTAATTATGAGACAAGAAATACAGGATTTAGTTGAGAAATTAAATGATCTGAAAGTATCTATCGAACCCGAATTAATTCGATTAAGAGAAATAGATTCTTTAGCAAAATCAAACCTAAAAGTATTTAACAAGGGATTAAAAAATTCTTCTATATTTTCAAGATCTTCATCATATCCTAAGGAATTTTGGTGGTGGCATATATTGGAAATTTATAGACTTGAAAAAAAGAAAAAAATGAAAAAAATTCTATTATCTACAGGAATATTAGTAATTATTTTCATTGGTACGATTTTGTTTTTTAGATTTTATAAAACACCAGAAGAAGAATTTTTAAATTCTTTATCCTCTATAGATAGATTAATAGAAGAAAAAAAATACGAGGAAGCAGAAAATAAAGCGCAAAAGCTTACAGAAGAATTTCCAAATAGAATAGAGGCTTGGTTAAAACTTGGGATTATTCAAGAATTAAAGGGTTATTCTAATTTTGTTTCGACATATAATAAGGCTAAAAGTTTATGTAAAAATGAAGATGAATTTTATATGAACAGAGCAATGGAATATTTTAAAATCAAGGAATTTAAAAAAGCAGAAAAGGATATAAAGAAAATCTTAGAGAAAAACAGTGAAAATCCACAAGCTTTGTATATATTAGGTTCTATATATGAAGAAGAAGGGAGATTATTTGATGCTTTAAACTTATTTAAAAAAATAGAATCCTTAGGAGATAAAGTAGACCCGCAACTTATGGCAATGACAAAAATACGATTAGGACTACTTATGCAAAAAATTCCAGCTTCGATTCCTTTGAAATAG
- a CDS encoding serine/threonine-protein phosphatase, whose translation MLTCEVVFAFKNKEGEEVCGDSIKIKRNEDKVVVTVSDGLGSGIKASILSTLTASLATTMLFNDMPLEEVMKSILSTLPKCKIRDISYANFCSILFKSLDKTCYIAEYEFPLVLLFRKKEFVELEKKKNIIEGKEIKESFFVPLEDDFLFVMTDGVPQAGLGTKLFPLGLGVENIKREITNLIRYKLTPKEIVEHLIEKAKKLDKGVKGDDALCCVLHFRTFNKVNVMVGPPSDPFLDEFVVKRFISMPGRKVICGGTTAQIVEKILGKKVELDLKTISDNSPPIGYMEGIDLVTEGIITLTQVFRYLNGQTENLGYGASIIVDFIEKADEICFIVGKAINPTYQNPLFSYDMSLKFRVIQDIAEILKKKGKIVKIESY comes from the coding sequence ATGCTGACTTGTGAGGTAGTTTTTGCCTTCAAAAATAAAGAAGGAGAAGAAGTTTGTGGAGATTCTATAAAAATAAAAAGAAATGAAGATAAAGTAGTAGTTACTGTCTCTGATGGTCTTGGAAGTGGAATAAAAGCGAGTATTCTTTCTACTCTTACCGCTTCTTTAGCCACCACCATGTTGTTCAATGATATGCCTTTAGAAGAAGTGATGAAAAGTATATTATCCACTCTTCCAAAATGTAAAATAAGAGACATAAGTTATGCGAATTTTTGTAGTATTCTTTTTAAATCATTAGATAAAACATGCTATATAGCAGAGTATGAATTTCCTTTAGTTCTATTGTTTCGCAAAAAGGAATTTGTAGAGCTAGAAAAGAAAAAGAATATTATTGAAGGCAAAGAAATAAAAGAAAGCTTCTTTGTACCCTTAGAAGATGATTTCTTATTCGTAATGACTGATGGGGTTCCCCAAGCAGGATTAGGAACAAAATTGTTTCCTTTAGGATTAGGCGTAGAGAATATTAAAAGGGAAATTACTAATCTTATTAGGTATAAATTGACTCCTAAGGAAATAGTTGAACATTTGATTGAAAAAGCAAAAAAACTTGATAAGGGTGTAAAGGGAGACGATGCTCTTTGTTGTGTCTTACATTTTAGAACTTTCAATAAAGTTAATGTAATGGTTGGTCCTCCTTCGGATCCCTTTTTGGATGAATTCGTAGTTAAAAGATTCATAAGTATGCCAGGAAGGAAGGTGATATGTGGAGGAACTACTGCACAAATTGTAGAAAAAATTCTAGGAAAAAAAGTTGAGCTTGATTTGAAAACTATTTCTGATAATTCTCCACCTATAGGATATATGGAGGGTATAGATTTAGTAACAGAGGGGATTATTACTTTAACACAAGTTTTTAGATATCTTAATGGACAAACAGAAAATTTAGGTTATGGAGCAAGTATTATTGTTGATTTTATAGAAAAAGCTGACGAGATTTGTTTTATTGTTGGGAAAGCTATTAACCCTACTTATCAAAATCCACTATTTAGTTATGATATGTCTCTTAAGTTTAGAGTTATTCAGGATATAGCAGAAATATTAAAGAAAAAAGGGAAAATTGTTAAAATTGAATCTTACTAA